Below is a genomic region from Seriola aureovittata isolate HTS-2021-v1 ecotype China chromosome 23, ASM2101889v1, whole genome shotgun sequence.
GGCCTGGGGAGACAAACACAGCGttgcattacattttatatgctttttcttttttttcccccattaaGGAATGAGTTCGTAATGTTAACAAGAGTTTACAATAACCCTGAACATTTCTCAAATGCATGATTCTGCTCTTCGCTCACCTCATGTACGGGTCGATACTGAGAAACACTGCCTCCAAAAGCACCTCTAAAccaaaaacagtggaaaaacaacagtgtttaaGTGTATGCTTAAACCACAGAGGTTTGCCTCTTCTGTATGTGAAGGAGTCAAGTAAACACTGTGTTTGAGACAAAGTCAAGACAAATAACACCACCACCTCTTCAAGCCTAAGCAGAGTGAATCAATGGACAAAAATGACCTTACCTCCATCTTTGGGCTTGGGAAGCTCCTCCACCTTGAGCTCAAAGTTGCTGTCCTTCGGGAAGCCCTCAAAGTGCTTGGTTAGGATCCACGTCTTAGCCTGGACCATGACTGCGTATTTGGGTGTAATAACGTCCTCACTAAAGCCTGTGTCATtcatgaaagtaaaagaaaggaCCATGTGAAATTAACTGGTGGTGATACAGTGCATCAAACTAAATCAATAGCAGCACAGGCAgcagttacattttattgtcagTGTAAGTGTTAAATGAAATGTCCTCAGGCTATAGTATGATGACTGGTtataatcagctgtttgtgaagTCTTACAGTAAATCCAaactggaaaaaacaacaaacagtaatTTAAAAGGAATGCATTCaccttacacaaacacacctacacacaagcACTTGCAgccatacacatacacacacaaatatcagGAAGAAGCAAGTCCAGTGAGATGAGCTAACATTTGCTTGGAATAATTtctctgagaaaaacaacaataaaatcaatatgtgaTACTATAAATATGACTGTTATCAGTTAGATAACAATGGTTGTTGATTCGACAAAGCAAACTGTAAaaattaaaagcttaaaaacgAGAAGTGAACTCCCAGCTGTTGACTAAAGGTCCTTATTGATGTCCCCTCTCCAAAAATAGCAGGTAATCCAGGTCATTTAAGATGGTTGTCCCACAGACAGCCCTCTCAACTTCATTCATATAACTTACCAGTAGCAGCTGCCCAGAAAGAAATGGCAGAAGTTGTGAGCTCAGTGCGGATAGGCCCAGACGCGGCGGGTTGTTGAACgaatgggaggagagagggcgGGAAACGAGCGTTGATTCTTAaatttctgattggctggaagtTTAGCGCTGCCCCTGACGCATGACGAAGGACGTTTACGTTTTCCCTGCGTGTCGACGTCCGGTCAGAGGTGGTTCTCAGTGACGTTTTCTCCAGTAAGATCTCTTTTTTGGATGATGGGGCTGTGTGGAAAAGGGGaattaatattttctgtattaatGGGAAGATAATCAATAAGGTAGAACAGTGAGCATTTGATTGAGGATTTAAATTTACAGTAAGGAAAAGAGATCTCCCTGCAGACTGCAGCTGTAAGGAAGATCATTGGGGAGATAACATGCTTTTAGATTCCTAGGAattctttttaatttataattatcATGGGTTGATAATATAGATAAGATAGATGGATAATGTTAGAAGGTTTTAGATACCATGATGTGTTTAAGTGTCTAACTTctcttcattaaaaaacatttatgtccCATATAGCAAAGTGAAACTTGTGGCCCCAAATATATAACTACCTTTGCTGCAAGGTAGAGGGCAAAGAGAGGGATTTGGGTGGGCTAGCATTATACATGTGGAGGATATGggaattaataataaaagtgaGCCCAACAATAGTAATTCTGGAGATTGAGCCATAGATCCATACAACATCACTGACAGGTCTGTCGGCTCCCTGCTGGAGCTCaagaaggcagagagagggaaagtggaCCTGTTAACAGCATTTACAGTCCTTGTTAGACAGCACTTTCCCTAGTACACACAAGTGTATACAGATGGGTGAAAAGACTTAGAACATCAGACAACTGGGGCTTCTTTTTCAGTGCCAAACAGGAAAGTTGTTGCAATAAAGTTTACACACTAAAGATGCCGCTAGTACTCTTGGCTCTGCAGTGGGTAGAGGAAAGTAAACCATCAATCTGCTCTGATTCTGTTTCAGTTCTTCAGAGCCTGAAATCCTTCAACACCAGTTGGCAAACTATCATGTTCAGAGCATTTGAAATATGCTCAAGACTCATTCAGCAAGGTGTGGTAATTGGGTTAATGTGGGTTCCAGCACATGTTGGTCTGAGGGGAAATGAGAAGGTGTATATCATCATAAATCAGAGGTCAAGGTAATAGTTTGGAAGTAATAGAGTAATAAAGCAATAGATAAGTGGCAAGGGAAGTGGAACACTGAAACAAGAGGTAGATTTCTATAAAGTTTAAACAACAAAGTTAATTTAACAATAAGAAATATAGGTAGGTCAAGGAAAGAAGAGGTTAGTTGCAACAGAATGAGGGTAGGTCATTCCAACTTAAACAGCACACTATGAATAATAGGAAAACATCAAATTGGTTTATATGAGCACTGTCAGATTTAGGAGACTGTAACTCATGCAATATGAGTTCAGGAACTCAGCATTAAATATTTCATGCACCTGTCAAGTGTACGGGTTGAGCAGAGGAGTTTTCTTTGAGTCCGTGTTTAATTTGGCCCACAATCCGGAGCAGAAGGTGGCGGTAATGCACTTACTAAGCTGGTTGCCAACCGCCGTTaaaaaccaaagaagaagaaaactgccGTTTGGATGTTTGGCGCGTACAGCTAACTAGCTAGGAAGGAGTGCTGACGAAACGGAGTAAAACAAGTAAGTAATACGGTaccaatttgtttttttgttgataagACAACACACTAAACTCATTACTTTCGATAGAACTGACAAGAGCCATTGTAGTTATTACCGTGCTAGCGATACTTTCTAGCTATTAACTGGCTGTGAATAGCAACGGTTTACTTTAGCTACAGAAGCTGAAAGAAGTGAAGCGACTATTTGCCCATTTTCAGCTACCTGTCCAGCCTGAATTTAAGTTGGACCCGAAAGAAACTGTGTTGGGAAGACTAGATATCGTTGGGCTTTTTTCTCATCATAATATTGAAACATAATGTTGGTTGGTTAAAAGTCCGTCATGGCCCTAACGGCTACAGCAGCTGTTAACAGAACGTATCCACCATATTACTCAATATTAATCTGGTATGTCTTGAGCAGGGATAGTCCTATTGATAATTTTGGATTAGATCCCGGGTAGACGACTTTACTATTAATTGACTGACAGTAACTTTATATTTCTTtgatccattttttttcttacatagTACACTGGACGGTGCACACTTTACCAAAACCCCCTCACTTTTACTTGTAAAACAATTCAAATATGTGTGACAGCTCTATAGCTTTGCAGTAAAAAGGTCTAATCTACATAAGAACTTTTCTTAAATGGTTTCATCAACTATCCTGTAGTGTTTTGTGCTATATCTAAGGAGGGAACAGTGAGGAAGAAAGGCAGAAAGGTTTGGATGGgacttttattattgattttgcAATAAATCTTACTTAGAAGATCATAATGTTCAgattttgttgaaactgttttatagAGGTTTTGTTTCAACTTTATGGCCATTTTGGTATTTGtagctgtagtttgtggtgatATTAGTTGCATTATTGCAATAATCTGAGAGCAATTTTGAATATTCAGCCTTATGCATTTTAGGCACCTCTCAGTATAACACAATGCAATTCAAGTCCACCACCAACTATAGTTGACAGAATGATGATAAGATGATAAACTGTTAACAAATTAAGCTGTGTGCTGCTATGTATTTTGTATGCTCTGCAGGTTACTCACAATGTTGTGTTTTAGATTTAACAGCATTCATTAAGAGTGTTTTAAAATAGTTTAGGTGTTTCCAGCTAATGTAGCTGGAACAAACAAATGGTTCAAACGTGGGTAAAGCTCCAAAGAGCCGATCATTGCTTTGTCATATCTTCTCTTactttgtttgtatttgctttTACCTAATTCTCCATATTCCACATTGTGCTGCTCTGTGACTGACTAGCACAGTAACAAGGGGGAAACAGGGTGCTGAACCACCATGTTAGACGGTGGCCAATTTGTGGAGGCGCTGGGTCGTCTAGGTTATCCTGATGCATCATCACTGAAGGCCTCAGAGTTCGATTGGCTGTTTGACTGTGCCCCGGAGAACCTTCACTTTTTGCGCTTTGTCTGTCGGACCCTCAACCGGAACAATGTTCTGACTGTGGAGGAAGCACGTGCTTTTCAAGAATTAAGGAAGTCCGGCAAACCAATTCTTGATGAAGCAGCCTTGGGCGAGGTCCTAAAAACTATTGGCCCTTCAGATGGTAGCAGTGGAAACATCTTAGGgctctcttcttcatcttcatcctctgggTTTGCAGCAGAGGGGGATGTGGCCATAGAGGATTTGGAGGCAGAGCTCCAGGCACTGCGTAAAGAGAAGGAGCTGAAGCAGCGACGCTATAACAGGTTGCAGATTGTGGCTACATCCCGTGCAGATGTTGACCTAAGACTTGGTGTAGAGCTTGAGAGTGCTGTGTGTAAGCTAAAGGAGTGCAGTAGTTTTATTGGAGCCGAAAATGCTGAAACCAACACTCTGTTACAAAACCTAACAGATGAGGTTAGCAAACTTGCTTCATATCTCCCTGCTCAGCCAGAAACCAAGcaaaaagcagcaggagaacCTATGGCCCCATCAAACCCCTCTGTCGCCAAAAGGCccactgtcctcctctctcagcagTCCTTGGATCCCTACCTGCATCAGGAGGAACTCAACACTAAAACACTTGCCACCTTCACTCAGAAGCATTTCTTCCAGGGCATCTCTGACATTGTTGAGACGTCTTGCTCCGAGCGCTTCCAGGTCCTTGACCTCAGTTCttgtgaagatgaagaggagaaagagatagagcaagagggaagagagagggaggagcgAGTGGTGGAGCGTAGGAGGACGGAGATGGCCAGACTTCAGTGGTCTCATATTGTGACCCAACACCAACTGATGCAGGCCATGGCGGAGGAGAACAGTGTCAAGGCTGGACTGGAATTTCTTTCGGAGAACTCATCTCATACCAAGGTAAAgcagacatatacagtatggtGTATTTTCTTGtctattgtttttaatgtcaccGTTCTCATTGTTTATTGTTCTGGGTTACTCACTTAAGCTCTCCTTCAAAACTATCTCTTCACTCTATCAGAGCATTTCCACCTCCTCGTCACTACATGTGCGTGAAGTCGTGTCCAGGAAGGAGCTGCAGGCTGTGGAGGCTGAGCTGGAGGCTCTCCTCCATGGACCGCTACCCGCTGCCCTTAGGGAGTCAGCCAGGCTGCTTAATGTGCCAGTGGTGAGAGGAGACCTGGCTCTGCAACTGGCCAGGCAGGACTACTACACCTCCAGACAGGATAAGGTTAGTTGGTGATGTCTCGCTTTTCACCTTGATATAGTTGAGCTTCTGTGATCAACCTATAGTATTTATt
It encodes:
- the haus3 gene encoding HAUS augmin-like complex subunit 3 produces the protein MLDGGQFVEALGRLGYPDASSLKASEFDWLFDCAPENLHFLRFVCRTLNRNNVLTVEEARAFQELRKSGKPILDEAALGEVLKTIGPSDGSSGNILGLSSSSSSSGFAAEGDVAIEDLEAELQALRKEKELKQRRYNRLQIVATSRADVDLRLGVELESAVCKLKECSSFIGAENAETNTLLQNLTDEVSKLASYLPAQPETKQKAAGEPMAPSNPSVAKRPTVLLSQQSLDPYLHQEELNTKTLATFTQKHFFQGISDIVETSCSERFQVLDLSSCEDEEEKEIEQEGREREERVVERRRTEMARLQWSHIVTQHQLMQAMAEENSVKAGLEFLSENSSHTKSISTSSSLHVREVVSRKELQAVEAELEALLHGPLPAALRESARLLNVPVVRGDLALQLARQDYYTSRQDKVRDYLLRQKASFDLVLLAQEMELRRWRTCLKKLGEVNNRMVKEGEAAALRIESLAHPDLSINPRPNPIISCKDAAFSRLLQILDHDSDHGRSEPFRTYEALDQAACDLGGNLQVTRDALASAGREQYYTAARLYGDCEALHRAMYTELQQLVLEPQVRPTAITDQELLCPNAQELTAKLVEAESQLQSLQHVMQEIMGEVKAKRSQLERNALLRRERQLYIYFHLDARLLQKIVEDLESKMAAKRRQ